The Jaculus jaculus isolate mJacJac1 chromosome 14, mJacJac1.mat.Y.cur, whole genome shotgun sequence nucleotide sequence AGAAATAGTGCACACAAGCCTAGGAAATGCTTCAGATGCCCTTCTCTTCCAATGTGGCTTGCTTACATTTGTCTCTGAGAGCCGTAGTGGAAATGATTGTCATTTATGTGGAAAAGAATATGTGATATTTAATTAAGGGCCTCCAATCTTTCCAGAAAGTAACTTTCACCACACAAATAGGGAAGAGCAATGTGTACATTCAGCCAGATGACAAAGTCATGAAAGGTTTGGTCTTCAAAAGGGAGGAATCAAGCAAATAGAGATGAGTGACAAAGAACTCTGGAGAACTGTCAGATGTGAGTCAGGAAACCTGCTGAAACTGAgtgaaataggagagatccagaaagTGTGTGATGAATGAGAAGTGATCATATGGCCTGGTAAAAATAAGATGcatgtggaggtttgaatgtaaatggccccatTGCCTCACATAATTTTTTGTACTTTatcattaatatttattgatgGGATGGATAAATACAGATTGAGAAACATACTTGACAGCAAGATATAAAACTGATATCCAGACTATAAAATTTATCaaacatccttttttaaaattttttgaatttttaggtttttttgttttttttaacaaagaaccCTTATGATAATGGttcacataatttttattaagcttcctacttagtacTCTTCAGTAGATCTCGAGTACCTTCTTAATGTGTGTATTGAGACCCAGCTTGAGCTCTAGCTATGGTTCTAACTTTCTAGTATAGATGTATGATGAAGGGAGCAGCATCTTACACCACAGTGAAACCTGCTCtgaattctgtaagcctgaaataaacccttttctcacataaattgcttctggtcagatgtttatcCTAGCAGCAATAATGTAACTGGAACAATGCATTTTCAAAAATGTATGTTCAATACTTAATGATTACAAAATACCACAATCTCATTTCTCAATAAATGTAACTATAAAAAAACTGAAGTTTCCACAATACACAAATGAAGTAATGGTAGAATGAAAGGCCAGTGTGATATTTGTCTATGAATAATTTGTTTGTTGATCCCTCAcagtatataatgaaaatatctttGGATTAGGAGAGATTTGTTGCAGCTTGGTAGAAATGGTGATTCTATTAGGGATGTTGCATGTGGAAATCTTGTTGGGAATTCATGGATTTCCGCTAAGAATCAAGGATTACATTTCAGATGGCAAAGAGCAAATAACTAAAAGTATTGGCTCCTAATAGACATAATAGTACAACAAAAAGCCAGTGAATTGACAATATGAACTATATTGTAAATTTCACAAATCGTATATCGACATACTATATTCATAAATCTCATATCACTGTATTCTAAGCATATTGGAAAGCCTAGTACTTCTGGTTACATAAAAATCACACAAAATATCTTAACAGGAAAACTAGAAGTTAGAATTCACACATGTTATAATAATAGGAAACATGGAAAATCTGTTAGACTGGTTCTCATCATCATGATATGACTACCAATTGTTGGGGAGAGTGTACTTTTGTGCAAATGTGATGAACACCATGGAATGTTCAGTGGCAGCTGTGTCTTAATTTATGTGTCCACAGCTTGCCCCTAAGTGATGAGCACTAAAACTGCCATAGAACAACACTGATGGCCTCAAGATTTGTCTGATTGGAGGAAAAAGTGACGTACATATATTACTGACTGTGTTTAAAACAACACATCCCTTAGAAATACTGGAACATTGAAACACAGGTAAAGAGAAAAACATAATCTGATATTCCTAAGGGAAATTACTTATGGAATGAAACCTTCTCTCTCCTATAGGCCAAAAATGTCCTCTTGGTGAATATTACAGAATTGAGGGTGTTTACAATGAATTCTCCCTGCTTTTCAAATCCTTGTATCCAGTAAAGTGCTCAAGAATCCCTGTCATGCAATTCCATGAAATGTGATCTCTGCATCTGAAATACAAAGGAGTTGGATATTTCACCACCTCTCTGTGCATGGGAAATGTAAATCAGCATATTTGTTCTCAAACGCTATTTTTCAATATTTGGAAAAGTACTCTTGTTTTCAATGTAGTTGTGACAAGCCTGATAATATCTAAAGCATCATTCTGATTATGTTTCCAAGTGACATGGTCTTGGGGATTTTCCTCACATCTGAGTTCTGCATCGGCTTCATAGGGAACTCATTGTTCTTCCTATATTATGTGTACATCTTCTTAGATAAGCATTATCTGAAGAAATCTACAGATGCAATTGTCATGCACCTGACAATAGTCAATACTTTGACAATTGTCTTCTTGTTGATACCTGATATTGCATCATCCTTTGGAGTGAGACGTCTTCTCAATGATGCTGGTTGTAAGGCAGTCTTGTATATCCACAGAGTTACCCGGGGACTTTCCATCTGTACTACATCTTTTCTGAGTACATTTCAAGCCATCACCATCAGTCCCAGTAACTCTAAGTGGGCGTGGTTGAAACCTAAACTCTCTACATggatctttccctctttctttctcttcttggtcaTCAACATGCTCATTTACATTCATCTCATTCATACTGTAATAGCCAGGAACAATGACAGTCATGCTGTCCGGGGTTATATTCACGCTTTCTGTAAG carries:
- the LOC123454810 gene encoding vomeronasal type-1 receptor 3-like encodes the protein MFPSDMVLGIFLTSEFCIGFIGNSLFFLYYVYIFLDKHYLKKSTDAIVMHLTIVNTLTIVFLLIPDIASSFGVRRLLNDAGCKAVLYIHRVTRGLSICTTSFLSTFQAITISPSNSKWAWLKPKLSTWIFPSFFLFLVINMLIYIHLIHTVIARNNDSHAVRGYIHAFCKNIEFRVDSWQFFFVLLTRDLFFVVLMMSTSLYMVNLLFRHHRRTQHVHSQSLSSQPSPETKATHSILLLVICFVFFYWLSNIVTIYRFYTSEKILRLEGVNAILSSCYPAMCPFILMRNKKIILKFSASNANLTFVEGSSVSGNSPHLRLYCSSSGAWRLAGTQPLAVL